One part of the Sporocytophaga myxococcoides DSM 11118 genome encodes these proteins:
- the hemA gene encoding glutamyl-tRNA reductase has translation MISNFKAVSLSYKTAPLEVRELLSLNEDLCKKLMLSLKEFTDASEILILSTCNRTEIYYSSNSDFSKEIIKLAFLQKGITDGEKFYEYFQIIEDHSEAVRHLFNVSIGLESQVVGDMQITNQVKHAYQWAADMGVVGPFLHRLMHTIFFTNKKVVQVTPFRDGAASVSYATVELAEELAAELAEPKVLIVGLGEMGADVCRNFSGTGLKNITITNRTYSKAEELAKECGVKVIPFENLWEAAKDADVIISSVFRDEPLFTKEEVAKLEILSYKYFIDISVPRSVESKVEEIPGVLVYNIDHIKNRANEALDKRVNAIPMVREIITESIFDFNDWAKEMVVSPTINKLKNALEQIRQEEMSRYLKQLNDEESKKVEMITKSLMQKIIKLPVLQLKAACKRGEAETLMDVLNDLFNLEQQPEELRVKEKN, from the coding sequence ATGATTAGTAATTTTAAAGCGGTTAGTTTATCCTATAAAACGGCTCCCCTGGAAGTCAGAGAGTTGCTCTCTTTAAATGAGGATTTGTGTAAGAAACTGATGCTGAGCCTTAAAGAGTTCACTGACGCTTCTGAAATATTAATTCTTTCTACCTGTAACAGGACTGAAATTTATTATTCTTCCAATTCAGACTTTAGCAAGGAGATTATAAAACTGGCTTTTCTTCAGAAAGGAATTACTGACGGAGAAAAATTTTACGAATATTTTCAGATTATTGAAGATCATTCTGAAGCTGTTCGTCACCTTTTTAATGTGAGTATCGGTCTGGAATCTCAGGTTGTGGGAGATATGCAGATTACCAATCAGGTAAAACATGCCTACCAATGGGCTGCAGATATGGGAGTAGTTGGTCCGTTTTTGCACAGACTGATGCATACCATTTTCTTTACCAATAAAAAAGTGGTTCAGGTTACTCCTTTTAGAGATGGCGCAGCTTCTGTAAGTTATGCTACAGTGGAGCTTGCGGAAGAACTTGCTGCTGAGCTGGCAGAACCCAAAGTTCTGATCGTCGGGTTAGGAGAAATGGGAGCGGATGTTTGCAGAAATTTTTCAGGGACCGGACTTAAAAATATCACAATTACCAACCGTACCTATTCTAAAGCAGAAGAACTTGCTAAAGAGTGCGGAGTTAAAGTTATTCCATTCGAAAATCTTTGGGAGGCAGCAAAAGATGCGGATGTAATTATTTCTTCTGTTTTCAGAGATGAGCCTTTGTTTACAAAAGAAGAAGTTGCCAAGCTGGAGATTTTATCTTACAAATATTTTATTGACATATCAGTACCAAGAAGTGTGGAGAGTAAGGTGGAAGAGATTCCAGGGGTATTGGTATACAACATAGATCATATCAAAAACAGAGCTAACGAAGCTCTGGATAAAAGAGTCAATGCTATTCCGATGGTAAGAGAGATTATCACGGAAAGTATCTTTGACTTTAATGATTGGGCTAAGGAAATGGTGGTTTCTCCGACCATCAACAAATTGAAAAATGCATTGGAGCAGATCCGTCAGGAAGAGATGTCTAGGTATTTGAAGCAACTGAATGACGAAGAAAGCAAAAAGGTAGAGATGATTACCAAAAGCCTGATGCAAAAAATAATCAAATTACCGGTACTTCAGTTAAAAGCTGCATGTAAAAGAGGAGAAGCAGAAACTCTGATGGATGTTCTGAACGATCTCTTTAACCTGGAACAGCAGCCTGAAGAGCTTAGAGTAAAAG